In Deltaproteobacteria bacterium, the DNA window TCTGCTGCAAAATACCGGCTCCGGGAGAGTGTAGGTTAAATACACGTTCAGGGAGAGTGTAAGATAAAATACAGGCGCCGAGAGATTAGTTATTCAGGTGTTGACTCCGGCTTATATGTTCAAATGCCGACGGAGCGGGCTTGTAAATTCAAAGGCCGACGCATCGGGCTTGTAAATTCAAGGGTCGACACCTTGGACCTTTGTTTTCAAATGCCGACGATTGCTCCCTCGGCGGAATCCGTACCATAGCCCAAGCCGCTTAATCCCTCAAGCATTTTTTTCCCTGAAATTAAAAATTTCCGCCTGCTGAAATATTTCGGCGAGCGGGATTTAGTCCCGTTTGTTTGAAAAACCGCCGGTCGTGATGGAGAGAAAACATATGTAAACCGGTGACTTGCGCCGGGCCCGGTAAAAACCCGCAAATGCCGAAGCCGACTTAAGGCGCAAAGCCCGGAATGACGAAATCTGTCAATGGCCATCTGAAAAATGAAACCGGACAATATCGATATCCGTCAGACCCTGCCAATGACCCTAACCCATGAAAGCCGTAAAAATTCCCTGGCCACGAAGGAGCTTTTTAAAAGGGGCAGGGAGCTTTTCACTCCTCCAAGGGGGTGCCTAAAAAACAGGTAAAGCAACAGGAGAAGCTGTTTTCTTTGCACGTGACGGGTAAGCTCGTTGGGAGTAAAGTCCCTGGTCTTTATGAAACTTCTTGTGTGGCTTAGCTCGGTATAATCAAAATCCCCGGAAAGCGACCCCGTTTCCCTGCACTCCCTTTCAAGCGCCGTACCCGCGAAGGGCGACACCATGTTGAACTGGAAAACGCCGCCTGACAGAGTTTTGATGTAGTCGAAAGTCTCTTGCAAGGTATTCCTGGTTTCTTCGGGAAAACCCACCATGAAGTTCAGCAAAAACCGGAACCCCATTTTTTGGGCGCTTTCGATAATTCTGCGGGCTTTTTCGAGATCATGAGGTTTTTGCATATAGCGGGAGATAATGGTAGTGCTTCCGCTTTCGAGGGAAAGACACAGGGAGCGGCAGCCGCTACGCCACATAAGCGAAAGGGTTTCCTCGTCCAGGTGTTCGAAGTCGAGCCCCATCGGAAACCAGGGAACGTTTATCCGCCGCTCGATCATTCCTTCCATGAGCTCAATCGCCCGGCGCTTGTTGATCATGAAATTGTCGTCCACAAAAGAGAGGCTGCGAAAACCGTATCGCCCGACCAGTTCTTCCATCTCGTCCAGGACCAACCGGACATCGCGCTGCCGATGTCTGCTCCCCCAAAAGCGGGTGGTGGCGCAGAAAAGGCAGCCGTGAGGGCATCCCCTTGAAAACTGCAGCAGGCCGTGGGGGCCTGCTCCGGGCATCATGTACTGAAGAAGGAGGCAGTTGCTCCTGTATGACTCAACCGGAACAAGGTCCCATGACGGCCTTGGAAGCTCATCCAGCTTACCGAGAAAAACCTCCTTTTTATTGACGATCACCTGCCCTCCAAGGCGATAGGCGACCCCGTCAACTTCAGCGGGCCTATGGCCGTTATCAAGGCAAACGATGAGGTCCCGAAAGGATTTCTCCCCCTCGCCGATGACGATGTAATCGATGGCCGGGTTTTCTTCCATAACGATCTCCGGCAGGCAGGAAACATGCCCACCTCCGGCGACAGTTATGATTTCTGGAAACCTTCGGCGGATTTCCCTGAAAAGCCTCGCCGCAACAGGAAAGCTTATGGAAAAAAGGCATGAAATGCCCACGATGTCTGGCCTGCATTCCTCTATCCGCCGCAATATGTCGCAATCCTCCATGCCGCTCACCTGGGTTCGGGCGTCATGGGTTCTTATGGTGTCGAAACCTTCCGCAAAGGCGTCCAGCACAACCACGTCAGCAAGATCGCGCACGTTGGAGGCCACGTAAAGCAGGCCCAGGGGGGGCGTCATGGAGCGGGCGCTTAAGAGGCCGAACCTGAGCGGCGGCGATATGAGCATTATCTTTTTAAATCCGGATCGGCCTTCTGCCATGAATTTGAGGTTCCTTTCCCTTATGCAGCCTGTCCGCCCGCAACCGAAGCGGTTTCTCAACGCTTGGCGGAAACCCCTGCCCATTGAGCGGCGAGGTCAACCCGGAAGGCCCCGGCCATGGAGTGGACCCAAGCGGTATCGCCTTTGATACATATCCCGTGCGGACGCCCCCCCATCCTGAGTTCCCATGCGCGCTCTCCTGAAGCGAGGTCAAGGGCGATGAGGCGTCCGCCGGAATAATCGAGTATGTAAATCGCGTTACGCTTTAAATCGAGGCGCAGCCTTCTTGCGTGGACCGCCCCCCTGTAGGTGCGCCTCACCGTAAAGGTTTTAAGATCAACGGCATAGAGGGAATTGTAAACCCCGGACTGAAAATACAAGGTCCCGCTTTCCTCGTCCAAGGCAAGAGCGGTCCCCAGGGTCCAGCCAAGGTCAAGGGTCCGCAAAATCTCAAGGTTGTCCGGGTCAACCTCGATGAGGTCCGCCTTGCCCGGAGTGAGGATGAAATACATCTTTCCGGTTTTTTTGGATTGAACCGGGCACCACGCAGTATCGCCCCTGCCCATGTACCCCTCTGCGGAAAGGTTTCTTCCGTGCAGGAGATTCCCTGTTTCAAGGTCGTATAAAAGGAGGGCCGGGTAAAACTCCGTGGCCACCACTATGCGTTCAGAGGCGATGTCCTTTATGACGCTCATGGGCTCCCACAGGATGGGGAGCAGGCGGACCTGGCTTTCAATCACCCTTTTGATGGACAGATCTTTTGCGTCAAGCTCGTAGATGTGATGGTCGTGCCAGGGGGCGAGAAAAACGGAGTCTTCGGTGTACCATGTCTGGCGCACGTTGGAATCCGTGAGGACGTATCTGATTTCACCCGTCAAAAGGTCCTTGCGCACAAGCATGGGATAGGTAAGCTGCTGTACGTAGGTAACGCCGTAGGTGAGGAAAAGCGTATCCTGGGCATCGTTCACCCATATGCTTCTGGCGTTGGGAACCGCCCTTATGGTTTCCTTCGATTCAAACCTTTCCCATTCGGGCCGCAGCACCCGCCCGCGCAGCATGGGATCACGGTCCATGGCGGCCTGCAGTTCGACCGAATCGAACAACTTGACCACTCCGGGCTGGGCCGCGACCTTTTCAGCCGGAAAACGACCGGGGCCGCCAAGGTACCACTGGTGGGCGAAAAAACACAGCGTGAGGAAAAAATACGGAATCACGCTCGCGGCTATGCGAAACCGCCCCCTTTTCACCGTGAAATAAAGGTAAAAAATAAGCCATGCGGCGATTCCGGCAATGGCCATCCATGCCATTGAAGTCCACAAGGCCAGGGTTAGCGCGAAAAAATAGGTACCGTAAAGTTGAAATGCGGGATTGAACCGGCTGAAGTAGCCCACGAAGACGACCCAGCCGGAAAAAAAAACAAGCCAGAAGAAGGAGTTTGCCAGAAAGGCCGGGAAAAGTATGCCTGAGCGGATGGTTTCCTTAGCCTTTTGCGAATGCATGAGCCTGAAACGGCCCGAACAGAAGTACTCGGCCAGGAGAACCGGGGCGAAAAAAAGCCAGATCGCAAAATTGTACGGCAGTTTCCAGAACACGTAAATGGTCTGGATCGCGTGCATGTAGGCCACGACGGCCCAGGCGGAAAAAAAGGGAAACAGCATCCTGTCCAGCCGCTTGATCATCGCGCCCAATTGAAGCCTTTCGACCGTATGATTTTTAACCGGATACACAGCATCATAAGAGCCAATTGTCAGGGCCTGTTGTCAAGAAAAATCACGCGTTTTCAAGGTTATGCATTATTCCCCCCAGGCTGCCTCTCCTTGTTTGACTTCCGTTGCCCCTGTTGACGAAGTCTTGAGCAGTTGGTAAATAATGATGAACCCATAAAATGGAGACCCTGCATGAACCTCGATTCCCTGCGCGAACGGATGGTGACGGAGCAGATCAGGATGCGGGGCGTATCTGATCCCGCCGTGCTTGCGGCCATGCGCAAAATTCCGCGCCACTTGTTCGTGAGAGAGGATTTCAGGGACGAGGCTTACGAGGATCACCCCCTGCCCATCGGGGAGGGCCAGACCATCTCCCAGCCCTTCATCGTGGCGGAAATGACCCAGGCTTTAAGCCTCACCCCAAGAGACCGGGTGCTGGAAATAGGCACGGGCTCAGGCTACCAGACCGCCATTTTGGCGGAGATAGCCAGGAGGGTTTACACAATTGAACGGGTGGAGCCCCTCCATGCAGAGGCAAAATCCCTGCTTTCCGAGCTTGGATACTTGAACATCAGTTTCCGGTGCGGAGATGGAACCCTTGGCTGGCCTGAGGAAGCGCCCTTTGACGCCATTCTGGTTACGGCGGGCTCGCCTTCGGTTCCGTCCGCGCTCAAGGCCCAGCTCGCCAAGGGAGGGCGCATGGTGATACCGGTCGGGGACGAGGGGCTTCAAAATCTCATGCTTCTGGTAAAAGACGACAACGGGTTCAGGGAATACGACCTTGGCGGGTGCAGGTTCGTTCCCCTGGTGGGAAAGCAGGGATGGCGCGAGTGAAATCGAGAAGCAAAACCGCCCTGCCCTGCCTGCAAAATATTGGGTAAACTCCAATCCGCCCAAACAGGGATAGACAGCCATGAAAAAGTCCTTCATCACCTGGCGGCTTTCCTTCATTTCCCTTCCGGGCAAGGAAGAAATGAAAAATGCAGCGGCCCTCATCTCCCCCATCGCCAGTGTCGCCAAGCCCGACGACTATGGCTGGATAATGAGGGAGTTCGGACTCCACGACATCTTATTCATCGGCCAGTCTTCCGAGCGCACTGCAGGGGAAATTGCCTTGGACGCCCTCAGCCGAGCGCACCGCATCGGAAGGGGCTGGAGCATTACATGGCCCGCATCGGCCCGTTCTTCCGAACAGGGCATGACAGACCAGGAAATAATGGGGTCGGCGATGCCAGATGGCATGGCGGGATTTCGCGGGGCGATCAACGTTTCCTTCCCCTTTGTTAAAATGGACTTAAAGGGCCTTGAGTCGGCCTCGTTCTTCCTGACCATAGAGGAAGAGGAAAAGGTCAGGATTGAACCCGTGGCCGAGCCTGTGGGACGGGTTGAGGAAGCTCCCGGGCCGCCCGGGCCATCGGCCATCGAAGTGATTTCAGCCCTGGGAAGGCTCCTTGTGACTTACAGGTCAACCGCCTGGAAATGGGATAAGGCCGGGGCTGCCCGACAGGCGGAGTCCCTGGGTTTCAGGCCGACCGGCGAGGAGTACGAGGAATTGTACTTCTCCTGTCCGGACGGAGCAAGGCTCAGGATAGCGACGGACGGGGACGCCGTCACCTGGATCGAGTTCATACTTGCGGATTTCAAGGACCCTCACCTTCTGGACGAAACAGCCTTTTCCCAAAAGCAGGATGAATTCCAGGCTCTTTTCGAGCAGGCGGTCCATTACTCCAAGGCCCTTTTAGGGCCGCCGCTTTTTGCGGGAGCTTCAGGCGAAAAGGGTTTCCCGGCGGATCAATGGGCGGACTTCGCTGCGGTTTGGGCCGTGGGGGAGAAAAGGCTCATGATCCAGCAAAAACATAACGACAGGGAGCTTCCCCTGGAACTTTGTCTGGTATTCGCCCCCAAAGCATGACCGGGGTTTTTCGGAAAATTTTTAAGCCGCGAGGGACAAAAAACGGTGAAGCGCTTTTTTGCCGTAAAAAGGGGCGCTTCACCGTCGTTTTCAGGCGCAGGGCCATGAATCAGGCTTCTGGGGGCTTTATAAGAAGAAGCCGTCTTTTTGACAAATCCGAAAAAGCCGGTTCCGTTGAAAAACCCGCCTTGCCTGCAATTTCCAGCGTTTTTTCAAACTCGGCCAACTTCACGTGGCCGCCCGGCTCCTTCACGAACATTCTTCCGCCAGGCTTAAGCGCGCCGTATATCTCGCAAAAAAGCGCCGCCTGATCCGGCATTTCGTGAACCATGTGGATGGCCGCAGCAAAGTCCACCGAGTTTTTGAGATCGGCTATGCCAAGGCTTCCTGGGGCCACGCACCTTGTTTCTATCCTTTGGGAAAGCCCCGCCTTTTTCGCCCTTTTTTCCAGAACGGAGAGCATTTTGGGCTGAATGTCAACGGTGATCACCCTTCCTTCGGGCCCCACCAGCCTTGCCAGCGGAAGGGTGAAGTAGCCCATGCCGCAGCCCGGCTCCAGAACCGTCATTCCCGGAAGAACGTGGGGGGAGAACATGCGTTCCGGGTTTTCTATCAATTTGCGCAAGGGATTGAGCAGAACGTAGCCGATGATGGGGGGGCATACCCTGTGGGCCATTGGAAGCTCCTGTTTCAGCAAGGGGTGAGACCTTGAAATTTTCGTTCAGCCTATGGGCCGAGTCATACCTTTTGAAGGTCTTCGGGTTTCACGAAAAGCCTTTGCCGGTAGAATTTGAGTTCCCCGATGGATTCCATGATGTCGCTTAAGGCGGTGTGGGCGTTATTCTTCTCGTAGCGGGGAAGATTCGGATACCAGCGCTTCACAAGCTCCTTTATGGTGGAGACATCCACCATCCTGTAATGAAGATACTCGTTTAAAGCGGGCATGTATTTCACCAGGAAGCGACGGTCCTGCCATATTGAGTTGCCGCACAGGGGCACCGTCTTTTCCTTCACGTGGGCCGACACGAAGGCGAGCGTCAACCTTTCGGCCTCTGCGTTATCAATTTTCGAGGCCAGCATCCGGGCCAGAAGGCCGGACTGTTCGTGATGCTCCCGGCTCCAGGAATCCATGGCCGCGATCACTTCCGGGGGATGGCTGATGGCGATCACCGGCCCTTCTGCCACAAGGTTTGCGTCCTTGTCCGTAATCAGGGTGGCTATTTCGACGATCACCGCCGTATCCGGGTTTAAGCCCGTCATTTCAAGGTCCATCCAGACCAAATAGTCGTCCATTTTTTCTCCGATTCGCGGATTATTGAAAAAGCACGAAATTTTCTACACGCGAAAGGGCTTTTGGTCAAGGCCGCGTCAAATCAATCCTTCGGGGGGATGTTCCGGGCGAGGAGACGCTCGAAGGCCAGATTCATCAGGGGTTCGAGGTTTTCGGCGTCCGCCCGGTTGTAGGCCACCAGCCGGTCCAGGGACTCCCTGTCCCCGTTTTGCCAGTTGCGCCACAGATACACCGCGTCCAGGCCGTTTAGACCGTCTATGTCGGCTGACCTGGAAATCCCCGTTTCGTGCTCGATTTTTTTCAATCCACCCGTAAGGCCCAGCTTACGCAGCACGAACCTTAGGTCGATGTGGGCCTTGGGAAGCCAGATGTTGGGAAAGGCCCGCCTTATGAAGGGGAGATCGAATCCTGCCCCGTTGAAGGTTACGACCATCCCGTAATCGGCCACAGCCGCCTCGAAATCATCGAGGTTAAAGCCCGCCACGAAGCTTTCCGGGCCGCGCTTTCCATACAGGCCGATGACGGTAATTTCGTCCATGCCGAAATCAAGGCCAGCGGTTTCGATGTCGAGGTAACACGCGTCGTGGCCGAAATCGCCGAAAAGACGCCAGGTTTCCTGGGCCGGAAGCCTTTCCCAGAACCAGCCCGGATCATCCCGGTGCGCAATGCTTTCCTTCAGCACACCCCTGATGGCGGCGTCTCTGCCGGGGGAAAACACCATCCTGTTCCGGTCGAGAAAATCCCGCCACGTGCGGATTCCCCTGTCCCACAGCCGCCTTTCGGTCCTGTGCCCGATGCCGTCAAGATGGATGAATGTTTGTTCGATGAGGCTCAAGTCCGGTCTTTCAGGCATCGGCCAGGATGGGCGCAAACGATGAAATGCCAGGCGCGCGAGCGAGCGGGGAGGGAGCGTACCCGCCCAATGGCCTTTTTGTGCAATAGGTTTGAAGGGTTAACCTTAAAGCACTTTCTTTCACGTTTCCCATTATTTGAAACCACGATGATAGAGTGCGCACAAGCGATGAAATGCCAGGCGCGCGAGCGAGCGGGGAGGGAGCGTACGTTTTTGTACGTGACCGACACGCGAGGCGATGCGCAACGCCGCAGTTCGCGCTTGTGCGCACTCTATCAGTTCATTTCATTCCAGCGATCCATGGCCTTGTGCAGCATTTCCGCCAGTTCGGGGTCTGTGGCCTCGATCTTCACTGCGGTTTCCCTCCAGGTTTCGGTTACGGAACCAAGGCCCTTGGCCTTCAATATTAACTCCACGTAGAGAAAGAGGTCGTCGCGGTTCATTTCATCGAAATCGGGCGTATCCATGCATCTTCT includes these proteins:
- a CDS encoding ribonuclease H-like domain-containing protein yields the protein MSLIEQTFIHLDGIGHRTERRLWDRGIRTWRDFLDRNRMVFSPGRDAAIRGVLKESIAHRDDPGWFWERLPAQETWRLFGDFGHDACYLDIETAGLDFGMDEITVIGLYGKRGPESFVAGFNLDDFEAAVADYGMVVTFNGAGFDLPFIRRAFPNIWLPKAHIDLRFVLRKLGLTGGLKKIEHETGISRSADIDGLNGLDAVYLWRNWQNGDRESLDRLVAYNRADAENLEPLMNLAFERLLARNIPPKD
- a CDS encoding protein-L-isoaspartate(D-aspartate) O-methyltransferase, with translation MNLDSLRERMVTEQIRMRGVSDPAVLAAMRKIPRHLFVREDFRDEAYEDHPLPIGEGQTISQPFIVAEMTQALSLTPRDRVLEIGTGSGYQTAILAEIARRVYTIERVEPLHAEAKSLLSELGYLNISFRCGDGTLGWPEEAPFDAILVTAGSPSVPSALKAQLAKGGRMVIPVGDEGLQNLMLLVKDDNGFREYDLGGCRFVPLVGKQGWRE
- a CDS encoding PQQ-binding-like beta-propeller repeat protein, whose translation is MGAMIKRLDRMLFPFFSAWAVVAYMHAIQTIYVFWKLPYNFAIWLFFAPVLLAEYFCSGRFRLMHSQKAKETIRSGILFPAFLANSFFWLVFFSGWVVFVGYFSRFNPAFQLYGTYFFALTLALWTSMAWMAIAGIAAWLIFYLYFTVKRGRFRIAASVIPYFFLTLCFFAHQWYLGGPGRFPAEKVAAQPGVVKLFDSVELQAAMDRDPMLRGRVLRPEWERFESKETIRAVPNARSIWVNDAQDTLFLTYGVTYVQQLTYPMLVRKDLLTGEIRYVLTDSNVRQTWYTEDSVFLAPWHDHHIYELDAKDLSIKRVIESQVRLLPILWEPMSVIKDIASERIVVATEFYPALLLYDLETGNLLHGRNLSAEGYMGRGDTAWCPVQSKKTGKMYFILTPGKADLIEVDPDNLEILRTLDLGWTLGTALALDEESGTLYFQSGVYNSLYAVDLKTFTVRRTYRGAVHARRLRLDLKRNAIYILDYSGGRLIALDLASGERAWELRMGGRPHGICIKGDTAWVHSMAGAFRVDLAAQWAGVSAKR
- the orn gene encoding oligoribonuclease, whose protein sequence is MDDYLVWMDLEMTGLNPDTAVIVEIATLITDKDANLVAEGPVIAISHPPEVIAAMDSWSREHHEQSGLLARMLASKIDNAEAERLTLAFVSAHVKEKTVPLCGNSIWQDRRFLVKYMPALNEYLHYRMVDVSTIKELVKRWYPNLPRYEKNNAHTALSDIMESIGELKFYRQRLFVKPEDLQKV
- a CDS encoding cobalamin B12-binding domain-containing protein codes for the protein MAEGRSGFKKIMLISPPLRFGLLSARSMTPPLGLLYVASNVRDLADVVVLDAFAEGFDTIRTHDARTQVSGMEDCDILRRIEECRPDIVGISCLFSISFPVAARLFREIRRRFPEIITVAGGGHVSCLPEIVMEENPAIDYIVIGEGEKSFRDLIVCLDNGHRPAEVDGVAYRLGGQVIVNKKEVFLGKLDELPRPSWDLVPVESYRSNCLLLQYMMPGAGPHGLLQFSRGCPHGCLFCATTRFWGSRHRQRDVRLVLDEMEELVGRYGFRSLSFVDDNFMINKRRAIELMEGMIERRINVPWFPMGLDFEHLDEETLSLMWRSGCRSLCLSLESGSTTIISRYMQKPHDLEKARRIIESAQKMGFRFLLNFMVGFPEETRNTLQETFDYIKTLSGGVFQFNMVSPFAGTALERECRETGSLSGDFDYTELSHTRSFIKTRDFTPNELTRHVQRKQLLLLLYLFFRHPLGGVKSSLPLLKSSFVAREFLRLSWVRVIGRV
- a CDS encoding class I SAM-dependent methyltransferase, with the translated sequence MAHRVCPPIIGYVLLNPLRKLIENPERMFSPHVLPGMTVLEPGCGMGYFTLPLARLVGPEGRVITVDIQPKMLSVLEKRAKKAGLSQRIETRCVAPGSLGIADLKNSVDFAAAIHMVHEMPDQAALFCEIYGALKPGGRMFVKEPGGHVKLAEFEKTLEIAGKAGFSTEPAFSDLSKRRLLLIKPPEA